The Accipiter gentilis chromosome 19, bAccGen1.1, whole genome shotgun sequence genome has a window encoding:
- the SYTL2 gene encoding synaptotagmin-like protein 2 isoform X3, whose translation MDRGDISLPNTSSITYERKSREDKGKDNISKQELIQQQTQTSEREKTQKLDSMVCELPPGSPTLKGLNVAHTKNTCSVQLEGKTVISKPQEKMVLPEQEVKECIEKSIVSSKEHHVFLQFLQSPGDKDALKETAVDDCLCLPIEKVEDKTTPLDVSLLKEETAEAVAKVALPKAELDVLKLGLKKLKKEASETSSSLNLKEDILKEPDQCRVFERTVEQSHDVSPANQKEEISKSTGKMNVASTDEHENKKGLRKLFREFEPFCLQHQAADKDDTLEGSQRPQAGLQNLLRETFAYQPSEHTRMGIKTSDDVNSISQTNCSIESTCQEDTGQPEEVNETAEKSVAPSKVSSLNSALEKLMKEASETPPPKPKRAISTVQRTAEVEVKTTTYEHDGELPQEIRETIEKSVAPSKVSGLSSALEQLLEEASETPPPKPKCADSTVWKSAEVEVKSTTYEHDGELPQEISETIERSVLSKAEYEVSDVNLLKLPKMISETASSVVENMDKKIQSKIQTSQSLHAPHQQERDPPQEIQETIEKTSVSNIAKFSEFSSSLEQLLQEASETSSPISKELHKPEKFGDHAFPTQKETLFMTVSQPYSALSSYHTQTKIAVKGGGPEQNIKASINDLAVNEIEASDLPRRNGAINKTEKRSMAPVDLPLEGETNMVVIKPLKINEKGRRDESTSLDASEKNSEFRALLKFRRSSTPLKDESISPQPEGAQLCLRSQHEDNDEEEGDSSNLGSKFSDENSESYSGTRSSTCSEEELNPVLMALKRSADRKMASKSLEDISSATSNKGKINNPKEELALSAEDGLKLDQHQERNENTAGISTVPSQPDKPFSNPEKLKGLSKSVPSFLQEESDNRETDTASDSSYSFGRIKKSPSSLTTLSGSSGMASLSSVSGSLMSIYSADFGDIDVKGNIQFAIDYVEQLNELHIFICQCKDLAMADVKRQRSDPYVKTYLLPEKYKLGKRKTSVKKKTFNPVYNEILRYKIEKGLLKNQSLNISVWHNDTFGRNSFLGEVELDLGTWDWNDKSNKQMNWFPLKPRTSTMAFKPENRGEMKLALQYVPHPVGGKKTLSTGEVHIWVKECHDLPPLRGNRLNSFIKCTILPDTSRKSRQKTRTVAKTTNPVFNHTMVYDGFRPEDLKEACIELTVWDHNKLANHFLGGLRIGLGTGKSYGTTVDWMDSTSDETALWERMMNSPNTWIEDTLPLRMLLVAKLTK comes from the exons ATGGATAGGGGAGATATTTCTTTGCCAAATACTAGTTCAATAACTTATGAAAGAAAATCAAGGGAAGATAAAGGTAAAGATAATATAAGCAAGCAAGAGTTAAttcaacaacaaacccaaacatctgagagagaaaaaacacagaaattagATTCTATGGTATGCGAACTGCCTCCAGGATCACCTACCCTGAAAGGTCTGAATGtggcacacacaaaaaatacatgCTCTGTCcagctggaaggaaaaacagtTATCTCAAAACCCCAGGAAAAGATGGTTCTTCCAGAGCAAGAAGTTAAAGAATGTATAGAAAAAAGTATTGTTTCATCAAAAGAACATCATGTTTTCTTGCAGTTTCTCCAATCACCTGGTGATAAAGATGCTTTAAAGGAGACAGCAGTAGATGATTGTCTATGTTTACCTATAGAAAAAGTGGAGGACAAGACTACTCCATTAGAtgtcagtctccttaaagaggaaaCTGCAGAGGCTGTGGCTAAGGTTGCTTTACCTAAAGCTGAGCTTGATGTACTCAAATTAGGCCTAAAGAAGTTAAAAAAGGAAGCCTCTGAGACATCCTCTAGCTTGAACCTAAaagaagacattttgaaagagCCAGATCAGTGCAGGGTCTTTGAAAGAACAGTAGAACAGAGCCATGACGTTTCTCCTGCtaatcaaaaagaagaaataagcaaaagcacaggaaaaatgaATGTGGCATCAACAGATgagcatgaaaacaaaaaaggcctCAGGAAACTGTTTAGGGAATTTGAACCTTTTTGCCTACAACATCAGGCAGCAGACAAGGATGATACTCTTGAGGGTTCTCAGAGGCCTCAAGCTGGTTTGCAGAACCTGCTCCGAGAAACCTTTGCGTATCAACCTTCTGAACATACAAGGATGGGAATAAAAACATCCGATGATGTGAATAGTATATCACAAACTAATTGTAGTATAGAATCAACATGCCAAGAAGATACTGGTCAGCCTGAAGAAGTCAATGAGACCGCAGAAAAGTCTGTTGCCCCATCCAAGGTCAGCAGCTTGAATTCTGCTTtggagaagctgatgaaggaagCCTCCGAAACACCACCTCCTAAACCGAAACGTGCCATTAGCACAGTACAGAGAACTGCTGAG GTGGAAGTTAAAACCACGACCTATGAGCACGATGGAGAGTTGCCACAGGAAATCAGGGAGACCATAGAAAAGTCTGTTGCTCCATCCAAGGTCAGTGGCTTGAGTTCTGCTTTAGAGCAGCTGTTGGAAGAGGCCTCTGAAACACCACCTCCTAAACCAAAATGTGCTGACAGCACAGTATGGAAGTCTGCTGAGGTGGAAGTTAAAAGCACAACCTATGAGCATGATGGAGAGTTGCCACAGGAGATAAGTGAGACCATAGAAAGATCTGTACTGTCCAAGGCTGAATATGAAGTATCTGATGTTAATTTGCTGAAGCTACCAAAGATGATCTCTGAAACAGCATCTTCTGTGGTGGAAAATATGGataagaaaatacaaagtaaaatacAGACTAGTCAAAGTTTGCATGCTCCACATCAACAAGAGAGAGATCCTCCTCAAGAAATAcaagaaacaatagaaaaaacTTCTGTTTCAAATATTGCAAAATTCAGTGAATTCAGTAGCTCTTTAGAACAGCTTCTTCAAGAAGCATCTGAAACTTCATCTCCAATATCCAAAGAGTTACATAAACCAGAAAAGTTTGGGGATCATGCATTTCCAACACAAAAAGAGACTCTATTCATGACAGTGTCACAGCCATATAGTGCTTTAAGTAGCTATCATACACAGACGAAGATAGCTGTCAAAGGGGGGGGTCCAGAACAAAATATCAAAGCTTCAATAAATGATCTTGCAGTAAATGAAATTGAAGCTTCTGATCTTCCTAGAAGAAATGGAGctattaataaaacagaaaagagaagcaTGGCTCCAGTTGATCTTCCCTTGGAAGGAGAGACCAATATGGTTGTAATCAAGCCATTGAAGataaatgaaaaaggaaggagagatgaaAGCACATCCTTGGATGCCTCTGAAAAGAATTCAGAATTTAGAGCACTGTTGAAATTCAGAAGATCAAGCACACCACTTAAAGATGAGAGCATCTCCCCCCAGCCAGAAGGAGCTCAACTCTGCCTAAGGTCTCAGCATGAGGATAATGATGAAGAGGAAGGGGACAGCTCAAATTTGGGATCCaagttttcagatgaaaactCTGAGTCCTACTCTGGAACCAGAAGTTCAACTT GTTCAGAAGAAGAATTAAACCCTGTTTTGATGGCTTTGAAAAGGAGTGCAGATAGGAAAATGGCTTCCAAAAGTCTAGAGGACATTTCATCAGCCACCTCAA ataaaggaaaaataaataatccaaagGAAGAATTAGCTCTTAGTGCTGAAGATG GTCTGAAACTTGATCAGCATCAAGAGAGGAATGAAAATACAGCAGGAA TTTCCACAGTGCCTTCACAGCCTGATAAGCCGTTTTCCAATCCTGAAAAACTCAAAGGACTGAGCAAGTCAGTACCATCGTTCCTACAGGAAGAG AGTGATAACAGAGAGACAGACACAGCATCAGACAGCAGTTATTCCTTTGGCAGAATCAagaagagtcccagctctctaACCACTCTTAGCGGCTCTTCTGGCATGGCCTCCTTATCCTCT GTGAGCGGAAGTCTAATGAGCATTTATAGTGCAGACTTCGGTGATATTGATGTGAAGGGGAACATTCAGTTTGCTATTGATTATGTAGAACAGCTGAATGAGCTCCACATTTTTATTTGCCAGTGTAAAGACTTGGCAATGGCAGATGTTAAGCGACAGCGTTCAGACCC GTATGTAAAGACCTACCTGCTTCCAGAGAAGTATAAGCTGGGCAAACGGAAGACCTCTgtcaaaaagaaaacttttaatcCAGTCTATAATGAAATACTGCGG TATAAAATTGAGAAGGGTCTCCTAAAGAACCAAAGCCTTAATATCTCTGTCTGGCACAATGATACCTTTGGGAGGAATAGCTTCCTTGGTGAAGTGGAGCTGGATTTAGGAACTTGGGACTGGAATGATAAATCCAACAAGCAGATGAATTGGTTTCCACTCAAGCCAAGG acTTCAACAATGGCTTTTAAACCAGAAAACAGAGGGGAGATGAAACTAGCCCTCCAGTATGTCCCACACCCTGTTGGAG gaaagaagACTCTCTCTACTGGTGAGGTCCACATCTGGGTGAAGGAATGCCATGACCTTCCTCCTCTAAGAGGCAACAGGCTCAACTCTTTTATTAAGTG tacCATTCTTCCAGATACTAGCAGAAAAAGTCGCCAGAAAACAAGAACGGTGGCAAAAACTACAAACCCAGTATTCAACCACACCATGGTCTATGATGGCTTTAGACCAGAAGATTTGAAAGAAGCCTGCATAGAACTTACAGTCTGGGATCACAACAAACTAGCCAACCACTTTCTGGGAGGTCTCAGGATAGGCCTTGGAACAG GCAAAAGCTATGGAACTACAGTAGACTGGATGGATTCTACTTCAGATGAAACTGCCCTTTGGGAGAGGATGATGAACTCGCCGAACACATGGATAGAAGATACACTACCTCTCAGGATGCTATTGGTTGCAAAATTGACAAAATAA
- the SYTL2 gene encoding synaptotagmin-like protein 2 isoform X2, which produces MDRGDISLPNTSSITYERKSREDKGKDNISKQELIQQQTQTSEREKTQKLDSMVCELPPGSPTLKGLNVAHTKNTCSVQLEGKTVISKPQEKMVLPEQEVKECIEKSIVSSKEHHVFLQFLQSPGDKDALKETAVDDCLCLPIEKVEDKTTPLDVSLLKEETAEAVAKVALPKAELDVLKLGLKKLKKEASETSSSLNLKEDILKEPDQCRVFERTVEQSHDVSPANQKEEISKSTGKMNVASTDEHENKKGLRKLFREFEPFCLQHQAADKDDTLEGSQRPQAGLQNLLRETFAYQPSEHTRMGIKTSDDVNSISQTNCSIESTCQEDTGQPEEVNETAEKSVAPSKVSSLNSALEKLMKEASETPPPKPKRAISTVQRTAEVDVKTMTYEHGRELPQEISETIEKSVAPSKVSGLSSALEQLMKEASETPPPKPKRAISTVQRTAEVEVKTTTYEHDGELPQEIRETIEKSVAPSKVSGLSSALEQLLEEASETPPPKPKCADSTVWKSAEVEVKSTTYEHDGELPQEISETIERSVLSKAEYEVSDVNLLKLPKMISETASSVVENMDKKIQSKIQTSQSLHAPHQQERDPPQEIQETIEKTSVSNIAKFSEFSSSLEQLLQEASETSSPISKELHKPEKFGDHAFPTQKETLFMTVSQPYSALSSYHTQTKIAVKGGGPEQNIKASINDLAVNEIEASDLPRRNGAINKTEKRSMAPVDLPLEGETNMVVIKPLKINEKGRRDESTSLDASEKNSEFRALLKFRRSSTPLKDESISPQPEGAQLCLRSQHEDNDEEEGDSSNLGSKFSDENSESYSGTRSSTCSEEELNPVLMALKRSADRKMASKSLEDISSATSNKGKINNPKEELALSAEDVSTVPSQPDKPFSNPEKLKGLSKSVPSFLQEESDNRETDTASDSSYSFGRIKKSPSSLTTLSGSSGMASLSSVSGSLMSIYSADFGDIDVKGNIQFAIDYVEQLNELHIFICQCKDLAMADVKRQRSDPYVKTYLLPEKYKLGKRKTSVKKKTFNPVYNEILRYKIEKGLLKNQSLNISVWHNDTFGRNSFLGEVELDLGTWDWNDKSNKQMNWFPLKPRTSTMAFKPENRGEMKLALQYVPHPVGGKKTLSTGEVHIWVKECHDLPPLRGNRLNSFIKCTILPDTSRKSRQKTRTVAKTTNPVFNHTMVYDGFRPEDLKEACIELTVWDHNKLANHFLGGLRIGLGTGKSYGTTVDWMDSTSDETALWERMMNSPNTWIEDTLPLRMLLVAKLTK; this is translated from the exons ATGGATAGGGGAGATATTTCTTTGCCAAATACTAGTTCAATAACTTATGAAAGAAAATCAAGGGAAGATAAAGGTAAAGATAATATAAGCAAGCAAGAGTTAAttcaacaacaaacccaaacatctgagagagaaaaaacacagaaattagATTCTATGGTATGCGAACTGCCTCCAGGATCACCTACCCTGAAAGGTCTGAATGtggcacacacaaaaaatacatgCTCTGTCcagctggaaggaaaaacagtTATCTCAAAACCCCAGGAAAAGATGGTTCTTCCAGAGCAAGAAGTTAAAGAATGTATAGAAAAAAGTATTGTTTCATCAAAAGAACATCATGTTTTCTTGCAGTTTCTCCAATCACCTGGTGATAAAGATGCTTTAAAGGAGACAGCAGTAGATGATTGTCTATGTTTACCTATAGAAAAAGTGGAGGACAAGACTACTCCATTAGAtgtcagtctccttaaagaggaaaCTGCAGAGGCTGTGGCTAAGGTTGCTTTACCTAAAGCTGAGCTTGATGTACTCAAATTAGGCCTAAAGAAGTTAAAAAAGGAAGCCTCTGAGACATCCTCTAGCTTGAACCTAAaagaagacattttgaaagagCCAGATCAGTGCAGGGTCTTTGAAAGAACAGTAGAACAGAGCCATGACGTTTCTCCTGCtaatcaaaaagaagaaataagcaaaagcacaggaaaaatgaATGTGGCATCAACAGATgagcatgaaaacaaaaaaggcctCAGGAAACTGTTTAGGGAATTTGAACCTTTTTGCCTACAACATCAGGCAGCAGACAAGGATGATACTCTTGAGGGTTCTCAGAGGCCTCAAGCTGGTTTGCAGAACCTGCTCCGAGAAACCTTTGCGTATCAACCTTCTGAACATACAAGGATGGGAATAAAAACATCCGATGATGTGAATAGTATATCACAAACTAATTGTAGTATAGAATCAACATGCCAAGAAGATACTGGTCAGCCTGAAGAAGTCAATGAGACCGCAGAAAAGTCTGTTGCCCCATCCAAGGTCAGCAGCTTGAATTCTGCTTtggagaagctgatgaaggaagCCTCCGAAACACCACCTCCTAAACCGAAACGTGCCATTAGCACAGTACAGAGAACTGCTGAGGTGGACGTTAAAACCATGACCTATGAGCATGGTAGAGAGTTGCCACAGGAAATCAGTGAGACCATAGAAAAGTCTGTTGCCCCATCCAAGGTCAGTGGCTTGAGTTCTGCTTTAGAGCAGCTGATGAAGGAAGCCTCTGAAACACCACCTCCTAAACCGAAACGTGCCATTAGTACAGTACAGAGAACTGCTGAGGTGGAAGTTAAAACCACGACCTATGAGCACGATGGAGAGTTGCCACAGGAAATCAGGGAGACCATAGAAAAGTCTGTTGCTCCATCCAAGGTCAGTGGCTTGAGTTCTGCTTTAGAGCAGCTGTTGGAAGAGGCCTCTGAAACACCACCTCCTAAACCAAAATGTGCTGACAGCACAGTATGGAAGTCTGCTGAGGTGGAAGTTAAAAGCACAACCTATGAGCATGATGGAGAGTTGCCACAGGAGATAAGTGAGACCATAGAAAGATCTGTACTGTCCAAGGCTGAATATGAAGTATCTGATGTTAATTTGCTGAAGCTACCAAAGATGATCTCTGAAACAGCATCTTCTGTGGTGGAAAATATGGataagaaaatacaaagtaaaatacAGACTAGTCAAAGTTTGCATGCTCCACATCAACAAGAGAGAGATCCTCCTCAAGAAATAcaagaaacaatagaaaaaacTTCTGTTTCAAATATTGCAAAATTCAGTGAATTCAGTAGCTCTTTAGAACAGCTTCTTCAAGAAGCATCTGAAACTTCATCTCCAATATCCAAAGAGTTACATAAACCAGAAAAGTTTGGGGATCATGCATTTCCAACACAAAAAGAGACTCTATTCATGACAGTGTCACAGCCATATAGTGCTTTAAGTAGCTATCATACACAGACGAAGATAGCTGTCAAAGGGGGGGGTCCAGAACAAAATATCAAAGCTTCAATAAATGATCTTGCAGTAAATGAAATTGAAGCTTCTGATCTTCCTAGAAGAAATGGAGctattaataaaacagaaaagagaagcaTGGCTCCAGTTGATCTTCCCTTGGAAGGAGAGACCAATATGGTTGTAATCAAGCCATTGAAGataaatgaaaaaggaaggagagatgaaAGCACATCCTTGGATGCCTCTGAAAAGAATTCAGAATTTAGAGCACTGTTGAAATTCAGAAGATCAAGCACACCACTTAAAGATGAGAGCATCTCCCCCCAGCCAGAAGGAGCTCAACTCTGCCTAAGGTCTCAGCATGAGGATAATGATGAAGAGGAAGGGGACAGCTCAAATTTGGGATCCaagttttcagatgaaaactCTGAGTCCTACTCTGGAACCAGAAGTTCAACTT GTTCAGAAGAAGAATTAAACCCTGTTTTGATGGCTTTGAAAAGGAGTGCAGATAGGAAAATGGCTTCCAAAAGTCTAGAGGACATTTCATCAGCCACCTCAA ataaaggaaaaataaataatccaaagGAAGAATTAGCTCTTAGTGCTGAAGATG TTTCCACAGTGCCTTCACAGCCTGATAAGCCGTTTTCCAATCCTGAAAAACTCAAAGGACTGAGCAAGTCAGTACCATCGTTCCTACAGGAAGAG AGTGATAACAGAGAGACAGACACAGCATCAGACAGCAGTTATTCCTTTGGCAGAATCAagaagagtcccagctctctaACCACTCTTAGCGGCTCTTCTGGCATGGCCTCCTTATCCTCT GTGAGCGGAAGTCTAATGAGCATTTATAGTGCAGACTTCGGTGATATTGATGTGAAGGGGAACATTCAGTTTGCTATTGATTATGTAGAACAGCTGAATGAGCTCCACATTTTTATTTGCCAGTGTAAAGACTTGGCAATGGCAGATGTTAAGCGACAGCGTTCAGACCC GTATGTAAAGACCTACCTGCTTCCAGAGAAGTATAAGCTGGGCAAACGGAAGACCTCTgtcaaaaagaaaacttttaatcCAGTCTATAATGAAATACTGCGG TATAAAATTGAGAAGGGTCTCCTAAAGAACCAAAGCCTTAATATCTCTGTCTGGCACAATGATACCTTTGGGAGGAATAGCTTCCTTGGTGAAGTGGAGCTGGATTTAGGAACTTGGGACTGGAATGATAAATCCAACAAGCAGATGAATTGGTTTCCACTCAAGCCAAGG acTTCAACAATGGCTTTTAAACCAGAAAACAGAGGGGAGATGAAACTAGCCCTCCAGTATGTCCCACACCCTGTTGGAG gaaagaagACTCTCTCTACTGGTGAGGTCCACATCTGGGTGAAGGAATGCCATGACCTTCCTCCTCTAAGAGGCAACAGGCTCAACTCTTTTATTAAGTG tacCATTCTTCCAGATACTAGCAGAAAAAGTCGCCAGAAAACAAGAACGGTGGCAAAAACTACAAACCCAGTATTCAACCACACCATGGTCTATGATGGCTTTAGACCAGAAGATTTGAAAGAAGCCTGCATAGAACTTACAGTCTGGGATCACAACAAACTAGCCAACCACTTTCTGGGAGGTCTCAGGATAGGCCTTGGAACAG GCAAAAGCTATGGAACTACAGTAGACTGGATGGATTCTACTTCAGATGAAACTGCCCTTTGGGAGAGGATGATGAACTCGCCGAACACATGGATAGAAGATACACTACCTCTCAGGATGCTATTGGTTGCAAAATTGACAAAATAA